The following coding sequences lie in one Halorussus halophilus genomic window:
- a CDS encoding CopG family ribbon-helix-helix protein, with protein MRTSLNVPDEVLAEFDATWQAEGLDSRSRAVREAMAEYVESHAQLESADGNVVAVLAYDYEHDAVIHDLHHVQHDFEEVITATNHVHRGEWCLETAFCNGPAEQVRELVYRLRDFDAVARVKVMVLQSD; from the coding sequence ATGCGAACGAGTCTGAACGTTCCGGACGAGGTACTCGCGGAGTTCGACGCGACGTGGCAGGCCGAAGGGCTGGACTCGCGCTCGCGCGCGGTGCGAGAGGCGATGGCCGAGTACGTCGAGTCGCACGCGCAACTCGAATCCGCCGACGGCAACGTCGTCGCGGTGCTGGCCTACGACTACGAACACGACGCCGTCATCCACGACCTCCATCACGTCCAGCACGACTTCGAGGAGGTCATCACCGCCACGAATCACGTCCACCGCGGCGAGTGGTGTCTCGAAACTGCCTTCTGCAACGGCCCGGCCGAACAGGTCCGGGAACTCGTCTACCGACTCCGAGACTTCGACGCGGTGGCGCGCGTGAAAGTGATGGTGTTGCAGAGCGACTGA
- a CDS encoding NUDIX hydrolase — MADRLDTDHHLDAVHSLRDAPDVSFRTATIEIEAENWPENPEDGWIGAGAIVCSPDRERVALVRNWWSDDQWVLPGGGVEASDDSLRAAVRREVREETGLPVEIEEALLVESQTFVHGEDSSRSFGGWFVVFQTVADRTRFAEDPGEHDEEIIDVEWFDEVPDDIERHGNRVRDVLGSS, encoded by the coding sequence ATGGCCGACCGCCTCGACACCGACCACCACCTCGACGCGGTCCACTCACTCCGGGACGCTCCCGACGTGTCGTTTCGCACGGCGACGATAGAAATCGAGGCCGAGAACTGGCCCGAAAACCCCGAAGACGGGTGGATCGGAGCGGGAGCAATTGTCTGCTCACCTGACCGCGAGCGCGTCGCGCTCGTCAGAAACTGGTGGAGCGACGACCAGTGGGTCCTGCCAGGCGGTGGCGTCGAAGCGAGCGACGACTCGCTCCGGGCGGCCGTCCGGCGCGAAGTTCGAGAAGAGACGGGTCTCCCGGTCGAAATCGAGGAGGCGCTTCTAGTCGAATCCCAGACGTTCGTCCACGGAGAGGACTCATCGCGGTCGTTCGGCGGGTGGTTCGTCGTCTTTCAGACGGTAGCTGACAGGACCAGGTTCGCGGAGGACCCCGGCGAACACGACGAGGAGATTATCGACGTGGAGTGGTTCGACGAGGTTCCCGACGACATCGAACGGCACGGCAACCGAGTGCGGGACGTTCTCGGGTCGTCGTGA
- a CDS encoding DUF7351 domain-containing protein, whose amino-acid sequence MTDGDARLTAEEAFSVVSDESRIEILRGLAAVERDRSDLTPVSFSTLFDRLDIDDSGLFNYHLNQLTGRFVQKTEEGYRLRYAGRKVVRAIVEGVFTEQVELTPFEARDPCPVCGGPIEISYDDRERIAITCTDCDETGLFVPFPPNGLANRSPAEIEQAVNHHIRSEFALVRNGVCSACRGEMDAELTAESPGHWTYQGHEMLAHYRCRSCENQFWTTLGVVLLELSSVNSFFYDRGIDLRNRPFWSFDFVVNHDRMTVESRDPWRIRVSIDCDDDELRLLLDETIDVLEVESRRTLGPEQAGPP is encoded by the coding sequence ATGACAGACGGTGATGCCCGACTCACGGCGGAGGAGGCGTTCTCGGTCGTGTCGGACGAGAGTCGGATAGAAATCCTCCGTGGCCTCGCGGCGGTCGAGCGCGACCGAAGCGACCTGACGCCTGTGTCGTTCTCTACGCTGTTCGACAGACTCGATATCGACGACAGCGGACTCTTCAACTACCACCTCAACCAACTGACCGGCCGGTTCGTCCAGAAGACCGAGGAGGGCTATCGACTCCGGTACGCTGGTCGAAAAGTCGTCCGGGCTATCGTCGAGGGCGTCTTCACCGAACAGGTCGAACTGACGCCGTTCGAGGCAAGAGACCCCTGTCCGGTCTGTGGAGGCCCCATCGAAATCAGCTACGACGACCGCGAGCGAATCGCTATAACCTGCACGGACTGTGACGAGACCGGTTTGTTCGTCCCGTTTCCACCGAACGGACTGGCGAATCGGTCTCCGGCAGAGATAGAACAGGCCGTGAACCATCACATCCGTTCTGAGTTCGCACTCGTCAGGAACGGGGTTTGTTCGGCCTGTCGGGGAGAGATGGACGCCGAACTCACCGCTGAATCGCCGGGTCATTGGACGTATCAGGGTCACGAAATGTTGGCGCACTATCGATGTCGAAGTTGCGAGAACCAGTTCTGGACGACGCTCGGCGTCGTGCTCCTCGAACTATCGTCGGTCAACTCGTTCTTCTACGACCGGGGAATCGACCTCCGCAACCGACCGTTCTGGTCGTTCGACTTCGTCGTCAATCACGACCGGATGACCGTCGAATCCCGCGACCCGTGGCGGATTCGGGTCAGTATCGATTGTGACGACGACGAATTACGACTCCTCTTAGACGAGACCATCGACGTACTCGAGGTCGAATCACGACGCACGCTCGGTCCGGAGCAAGCAGGCCCTCCCTGA
- a CDS encoding MFS transporter, translated as MSKEREWNVGVVLKYYLFRAVANPGFIWPIYALYVLSFEGVGYATIGYIGTVQAAIVVVGEIPTGYVGDRIGRRNSLLVAQVLFTLSTAGMILATDALGFTVAFGVLSVANTFISGSADAWLYDILEERLDEDSYTYVRGRGGAVGSWVMAGTMIAGSLLYVLEPVYPFYAALAMNVVSFFVVAAFPKNAQYATSDEEETGDNEVMGDAEETRDGEKTEGHEQERGGENEADASGTDRLTIIDALPIIRQKLTEPPLRSFVVYMALFFGVLMTAGAYIQPIAVEALKSSAGDLLAAYGVPEAASLGVLYASFTVVSAIASDRASNLEAALGVRGALLVVPLVTAVAFVAPAFVAVAAFPMFFVMRGARSVVRPIAGQYLNDHVESVGRATVLSAVSMVYALARIPFALGSGVAADAFTPILAVAGMGVVLAVGGTALQVWRPPIADVGTTSVSESATAE; from the coding sequence ATGTCGAAAGAGCGAGAGTGGAACGTCGGCGTCGTCCTGAAGTACTACCTCTTCCGAGCAGTCGCCAACCCCGGGTTCATCTGGCCGATATACGCGCTGTACGTCCTCTCGTTTGAAGGCGTCGGCTACGCGACCATCGGCTACATCGGGACAGTGCAAGCAGCCATCGTCGTCGTGGGTGAGATTCCGACCGGCTACGTCGGCGACCGTATCGGTCGTCGAAACAGTCTGCTGGTCGCGCAAGTGCTGTTTACCCTTTCGACGGCGGGCATGATTCTCGCGACCGACGCCCTCGGCTTTACTGTCGCGTTCGGCGTCCTCTCGGTAGCCAACACGTTCATCTCCGGTAGTGCTGACGCGTGGCTCTACGACATCCTCGAAGAACGCCTCGACGAAGACAGTTACACCTACGTTCGGGGCCGCGGCGGCGCAGTCGGCAGTTGGGTGATGGCCGGGACGATGATAGCTGGCAGTCTACTGTACGTCCTCGAACCGGTCTACCCGTTCTACGCCGCGCTGGCGATGAACGTCGTGAGTTTCTTCGTGGTCGCCGCGTTCCCGAAGAACGCTCAGTACGCGACGAGCGACGAGGAGGAGACCGGAGACAACGAGGTGATGGGGGACGCCGAGGAGACCAGAGACGGCGAGAAGACGGAGGGCCACGAGCAAGAGAGAGGCGGAGAAAACGAAGCCGATGCGTCCGGAACCGACCGACTGACGATTATCGACGCGTTGCCCATCATCCGCCAGAAGCTGACCGAACCGCCGCTTCGCTCGTTCGTCGTCTACATGGCGCTGTTCTTCGGCGTCCTGATGACTGCTGGCGCGTACATCCAACCCATCGCCGTCGAAGCACTGAAATCGAGCGCCGGGGACCTGCTCGCGGCCTACGGTGTTCCGGAAGCCGCCTCGCTCGGCGTCCTCTACGCCTCGTTCACCGTCGTCTCGGCTATCGCCAGCGACCGGGCGAGCAACCTCGAAGCCGCGTTGGGCGTTCGCGGTGCGCTCCTCGTCGTCCCGCTAGTGACCGCCGTCGCGTTCGTCGCTCCGGCGTTCGTCGCCGTCGCCGCCTTCCCGATGTTCTTCGTCATGCGCGGCGCACGGTCGGTCGTCAGACCCATTGCTGGACAGTATCTCAACGACCACGTCGAATCGGTCGGTCGCGCGACGGTCCTCAGTGCGGTCTCGATGGTGTACGCGCTGGCACGCATCCCGTTCGCGCTTGGGAGCGGCGTTGCCGCCGACGCGTTCACCCCGATACTCGCCGTCGCTGGAATGGGCGTCGTGCTAGCGGTTGGCGGAACGGCGTTGCAAGTGTGGCGACCGCCGATTGCGGACGTGGGGACGACGAGCGTGAGCGAGTCGGCGACCGCAGAGTAA
- a CDS encoding heavy metal translocating P-type ATPase yields the protein MMARKTHLAIGGMSCANCSGTVEDALGELDGVREANVNFATDEGSVEYDPEDVSLGDIYAAVEDAGYDPVSDETTVAITDMSCSNCAEANEDALLAVPGVVSAEVNYATDEASVRYNPEDVRLADLYDAIEDAGYSPVREDERSSGEDGQGEGTSGESTTDRREAARQAEIRKQRNLVLLGAVLSAPLVFFMFEHFLFDGLLGDSIVGVPLGWVMFALATPVQYLLGKEFYENSYTALVKNRTANMDVLIALGSSTAYLYSIAVLFGLSGGLYFETAALILVFITLGNYLEARSKGQASEALRKLLEMEADTATIEEDGEEKEIPLEEVEVGDLMVVRPGEKVPTDGIVREGESAVDESMVTGESVPVEKSPGDEVVGATVNENGVLKVEATKVGEETALQQIVQMVKEAQSRQPEIQQVADRISAYFVPAVIANALLWGILWFVFPEVLTGFVNSLPVWGLVAGGPQVAGGTITTFEFAIVVFASAVLIACPCALGLATPAATMVGTSIGAQNGVLFKGGDVLERVKDVDTVVFDKTGTLTEGEMELTDVVAFGDPSSHRADGGTTITQEIDEAFVLSAAASAEKGSEHPLAQAIVAGAESRDLTVEDPESFENVPGHGIRATTSHGEVLVGNRKLLEDDGIDTARAEETMERLESEGKTAMLIAVDDQLVGVVADADTVKESAKDAVAELQETGRDVMMITGDNERTARAVAEQVGIDTGNVRAEVLPEDKADAVESIQSEGRQAMMVGDGVNDAPALAAAYVGAAIGSGTDVAIEAADVTLMRDDPADVLKAIRVSEGTLSKIKQNLFWALGYNTAMIPLASLGLLQPVLAAAAMAFSSVSVLANSLLFRKYTPDHDYELLGFLR from the coding sequence ATCATGGCGCGAAAGACACACCTCGCAATCGGAGGTATGAGTTGCGCCAACTGCTCGGGCACCGTCGAAGACGCGCTCGGGGAGTTGGACGGCGTCCGAGAGGCGAACGTCAACTTCGCCACGGACGAGGGGTCGGTCGAGTACGACCCCGAAGACGTCTCGCTGGGCGACATCTACGCCGCTGTCGAGGACGCTGGCTACGACCCCGTTAGCGATGAGACGACCGTCGCTATCACCGACATGTCCTGTTCGAACTGCGCGGAAGCCAACGAAGACGCCCTGCTCGCCGTGCCGGGCGTCGTCTCCGCGGAGGTCAACTACGCCACCGACGAGGCGAGCGTTCGGTACAACCCCGAGGACGTGAGACTGGCCGACCTTTACGACGCCATCGAAGACGCTGGCTACTCGCCGGTTCGCGAAGACGAGCGTAGCAGTGGCGAGGACGGACAGGGAGAAGGGACCAGCGGCGAATCGACCACAGACCGCAGGGAAGCCGCTCGCCAAGCCGAGATTCGAAAACAGCGGAATCTCGTGCTGCTCGGTGCTGTCCTCTCCGCGCCGCTCGTGTTCTTCATGTTCGAACACTTCCTGTTCGACGGCCTGCTCGGTGACTCCATCGTCGGCGTCCCGCTCGGTTGGGTGATGTTCGCGCTGGCGACGCCAGTTCAGTACTTGCTCGGCAAGGAGTTCTACGAGAACTCCTACACCGCGCTGGTGAAGAACCGCACCGCGAACATGGACGTGCTCATCGCGCTCGGATCCTCGACGGCGTACCTCTACAGCATCGCCGTGCTGTTCGGCTTGTCAGGAGGGCTCTACTTCGAGACGGCCGCGCTCATCCTCGTGTTCATCACGCTGGGCAACTACCTCGAAGCGCGCTCGAAGGGCCAAGCCAGCGAGGCACTCCGAAAACTCCTCGAAATGGAGGCCGACACGGCGACCATCGAGGAGGACGGCGAAGAGAAAGAAATCCCACTCGAAGAAGTCGAAGTCGGCGACCTGATGGTCGTCCGACCGGGCGAGAAGGTTCCCACGGACGGCATCGTCCGCGAGGGCGAGAGCGCCGTAGACGAGTCGATGGTCACGGGCGAGTCCGTCCCCGTCGAGAAGTCGCCCGGTGACGAAGTCGTCGGCGCGACAGTCAACGAGAACGGCGTCCTCAAAGTCGAGGCCACGAAGGTCGGTGAGGAGACGGCCCTCCAACAAATCGTCCAGATGGTCAAGGAGGCCCAGAGCCGCCAGCCAGAGATTCAGCAGGTCGCCGACCGCATCAGTGCCTACTTCGTCCCGGCCGTCATCGCTAACGCCCTGCTCTGGGGGATTCTATGGTTCGTCTTCCCCGAAGTACTCACCGGCTTCGTGAACTCGCTCCCCGTCTGGGGACTGGTCGCTGGCGGCCCGCAGGTCGCGGGCGGCACCATCACGACCTTCGAGTTCGCAATCGTCGTCTTCGCTTCGGCGGTCCTCATCGCCTGCCCCTGCGCGCTCGGACTGGCGACCCCGGCGGCGACGATGGTCGGCACCTCCATCGGCGCACAGAACGGCGTCCTGTTCAAGGGCGGCGACGTACTCGAACGCGTCAAAGACGTTGACACGGTCGTCTTCGACAAGACGGGGACGCTCACCGAGGGCGAGATGGAACTGACCGACGTGGTGGCGTTCGGGGACCCGTCGTCGCATCGCGCCGACGGGGGTACCACCATTACCCAAGAAATCGACGAAGCGTTCGTCCTCTCTGCGGCCGCCAGCGCGGAGAAAGGGAGCGAACACCCGCTCGCGCAGGCAATCGTCGCGGGCGCTGAGAGCCGAGACCTCACCGTCGAAGACCCCGAATCGTTCGAGAACGTGCCCGGTCACGGCATCCGCGCGACGACGAGTCACGGCGAGGTGCTGGTCGGCAACCGGAAACTGCTCGAAGACGACGGAATCGACACCGCGCGCGCCGAGGAGACGATGGAGCGACTCGAATCGGAGGGGAAGACGGCGATGCTAATCGCCGTCGATGACCAGTTGGTCGGCGTCGTCGCCGACGCCGACACGGTCAAAGAGAGCGCGAAGGATGCGGTCGCGGAACTGCAAGAGACTGGCCGGGACGTGATGATGATTACCGGCGACAACGAGCGCACCGCGCGCGCCGTCGCCGAACAAGTCGGCATCGACACGGGGAACGTCCGCGCGGAAGTCCTCCCCGAAGACAAGGCCGACGCTGTCGAGTCGATTCAGTCCGAAGGGCGACAGGCCATGATGGTCGGCGACGGTGTCAACGACGCGCCCGCACTCGCCGCGGCCTACGTCGGCGCGGCCATCGGAAGCGGGACCGACGTGGCCATCGAGGCCGCCGACGTGACGCTGATGCGCGACGACCCGGCCGACGTGCTGAAGGCGATTCGCGTCTCGGAGGGGACGCTCTCGAAGATAAAGCAGAACCTCTTCTGGGCGCTCGGCTACAACACGGCGATGATTCCGCTGGCAAGTCTGGGTCTGCTTCAGCCTGTGCTTGCGGCCGCGGCGATGGCGTTCTCCAGCGTGAGCGTGTTAGCGAACAGTCTGCTCTTCCGAAAGTACACGCCGGACCACGACTACGAATTGCTCGGCTTCCTGCGCTGA
- a CDS encoding TackOD1 domain-containing metal-binding protein, with product MVGDQSALSPFEPSEMRCPDCRSARVGTCDVCPSCDSTAVERRDVLEHFDCGCVQPRSAFEADAGYVCPKCRTNLGSFGVDFARIGVVYDCATCSSRFGPNDRQPVCLACESGTKRTGENGLRHGSATALYEQVSQTPLLERGSE from the coding sequence ATGGTCGGAGACCAGTCGGCGCTGTCGCCGTTCGAACCGAGCGAGATGCGATGTCCTGACTGTCGTTCGGCCCGCGTCGGAACCTGCGACGTCTGTCCGAGTTGCGACTCGACTGCCGTCGAGCGCCGCGACGTGCTCGAACACTTCGACTGCGGGTGCGTCCAGCCCCGGTCCGCGTTCGAAGCAGATGCAGGGTACGTCTGCCCGAAGTGTCGGACGAATCTCGGGTCGTTCGGCGTCGATTTCGCCCGAATCGGCGTCGTCTACGACTGCGCTACGTGTTCGTCCCGATTCGGGCCGAACGACAGACAGCCTGTCTGTCTCGCCTGCGAGAGCGGGACGAAGCGCACGGGAGAGAACGGTCTAAGACACGGGTCAGCGACTGCGCTCTACGAACAGGTGTCCCAGACGCCGCTCCTCGAACGAGGGTCGGAGTGA
- a CDS encoding DUF2334 domain-containing protein, with protein sequence MTGETTGSQRFLAATFAVLLLSTAATATVSASTTAGPATLEYRSIVIFRTDDVQPWYRADALDAVNGVFAAEDVPVTHAVIPTIDGKPVTASGDFCSRLRAMQAENSNIEWALHGYDHGAKTAFYGRSEFGGLPADRQREMVAEGHRTLTDCVGPTKTFVPQFNTHDHNTTRALRESGYTVVSANRWFDRTYYGEGEPFVADGVVHVPSSEPFVANWTTNRLRDPAALHASFESAYDDGELYVQMLHYPTFSDERKVEQLRSFVQFVKAHDGVKFTTLGEFAQAYRSGRLLKTSDGWLYREQGHGAFPRPLVASESSWWVRDLRANGLRGEAADADELEPTESDDE encoded by the coding sequence GTGACCGGAGAGACGACCGGGAGCCAGCGGTTCCTCGCGGCCACGTTCGCGGTATTGCTCCTCTCGACGGCCGCGACTGCGACTGTGTCCGCGAGCACTACCGCTGGACCCGCCACCCTGGAGTACCGCTCTATCGTCATCTTCCGGACTGACGACGTTCAGCCGTGGTATCGAGCGGACGCACTCGACGCGGTGAACGGCGTGTTCGCCGCGGAAGACGTTCCCGTCACGCACGCCGTCATCCCGACAATCGACGGCAAACCGGTCACAGCGTCCGGCGACTTCTGCTCGCGTCTGCGAGCGATGCAGGCCGAGAACTCGAACATCGAGTGGGCACTCCACGGCTACGACCACGGCGCGAAGACGGCGTTCTACGGCCGTAGCGAGTTCGGTGGTCTCCCCGCCGACCGACAGAGAGAGATGGTCGCCGAGGGCCACAGGACACTGACCGACTGCGTCGGGCCGACGAAGACGTTCGTCCCGCAGTTCAACACCCACGACCACAACACGACGCGGGCACTTCGGGAATCGGGTTACACCGTCGTCTCCGCGAACCGGTGGTTCGACCGGACGTACTACGGCGAAGGAGAACCGTTCGTCGCCGACGGCGTGGTCCACGTCCCGAGCAGCGAACCCTTCGTGGCCAACTGGACGACGAACCGACTCCGAGACCCTGCCGCGCTTCACGCGTCGTTCGAGTCGGCCTACGACGACGGAGAGTTGTACGTCCAGATGCTCCACTACCCGACGTTTTCGGACGAGCGGAAGGTCGAACAGCTTCGGTCGTTCGTCCAGTTCGTGAAGGCGCACGACGGCGTGAAGTTCACGACGCTCGGGGAGTTCGCGCAGGCGTATCGGAGCGGTCGCCTCCTGAAGACGAGCGATGGGTGGCTGTACCGCGAGCAGGGGCACGGGGCGTTCCCGCGACCGCTCGTGGCGAGCGAGAGCAGTTGGTGGGTCCGTGACCTGCGTGCTAACGGCCTGAGAGGAGAGGCGGCCGACGCAGACGAACTGGAACCGACGGAGAGCGACGACGAATGA
- a CDS encoding glycosyltransferase, producing MSVGARRHLVSLLAVAFLAGGFAVLATVVPLELLVVCLLTGGTVGGLLVVANWRATEHQAANARAFPRPAPLLIAFLVCVPLLFGGALAFRRSFSATRVVLLVALTFVCFWYLLVVPLAWYHARRGEPNCEPNQPLSAVSVLVPAYDEAGYVGDCVEHLLASDYPESLLEVVVVDDGSSDETYAEASEYADRGVTVVRRPNGGKHAALNYGLLYASGEVIVTVDADALVEPEAIRRLVGVLQDDPEANAVAGNVKVANQTNVVTTCQTIDYLVSINVVRGAFDLFGAVPVVPGVLGAYRREVLEGTGFYDPDTLTEDFDATVKTLKVGGTVRATTAACAHTEAPGTWRDLYRQRLRWYRGNLMTLWKHRDAFTNPRFGALYRFAFPLWLLTMLFVPLAGLLTMGLLVVAVIAGVGASALAVACVFLLLQAAITILGVQMEDEDYSLVAYAPLFVLAYKPFLDLVMVKSAFDLLLGRELSWTSADRLDGLGVLSKRE from the coding sequence ATGAGTGTCGGCGCTCGACGACACCTCGTCTCGCTGCTTGCAGTCGCATTCCTCGCCGGTGGCTTCGCCGTCCTTGCGACGGTGGTCCCGCTCGAACTGCTAGTAGTCTGCTTGCTGACCGGCGGCACAGTCGGCGGTCTGCTCGTGGTCGCCAACTGGCGCGCGACGGAACACCAAGCGGCGAACGCCCGTGCGTTCCCCCGACCCGCACCGTTGCTGATTGCGTTTCTCGTCTGCGTACCGCTCCTGTTCGGCGGCGCGCTCGCGTTTCGACGCTCGTTCTCGGCGACGCGGGTCGTCCTGCTGGTCGCGCTGACGTTCGTCTGCTTCTGGTACCTGCTCGTCGTGCCGCTGGCGTGGTATCACGCGCGACGGGGCGAACCGAACTGTGAACCCAACCAGCCACTGTCTGCTGTCAGCGTCCTCGTGCCCGCCTACGACGAAGCGGGCTACGTCGGCGACTGCGTCGAACACCTACTCGCGAGCGACTACCCCGAGAGTCTACTGGAAGTCGTCGTCGTGGACGACGGAAGCAGCGACGAAACGTACGCGGAGGCGAGCGAGTACGCCGACCGTGGCGTCACCGTCGTTCGTCGGCCCAACGGCGGCAAACACGCCGCGCTGAACTACGGCCTGCTGTACGCCTCCGGCGAGGTAATCGTCACGGTGGACGCCGACGCCTTGGTCGAACCCGAGGCGATACGCCGACTGGTCGGCGTCCTCCAGGACGACCCCGAAGCGAACGCGGTGGCGGGCAACGTCAAAGTCGCCAATCAGACCAACGTCGTTACCACCTGCCAGACCATCGATTATCTCGTCAGCATCAACGTGGTCCGGGGAGCGTTCGACCTGTTCGGAGCCGTGCCAGTCGTTCCAGGCGTGTTGGGAGCCTACCGGCGCGAAGTCCTCGAAGGCACGGGGTTCTACGACCCGGACACGCTGACCGAGGACTTCGACGCGACGGTGAAGACGCTGAAAGTCGGCGGCACCGTCCGGGCGACCACTGCCGCCTGCGCTCACACCGAAGCGCCGGGTACGTGGCGGGACCTCTATCGCCAGCGACTCAGGTGGTACCGCGGAAACCTGATGACGCTGTGGAAGCACCGTGACGCGTTCACGAACCCGCGGTTCGGCGCACTGTACCGGTTCGCGTTCCCGCTCTGGTTGCTCACGATGCTGTTCGTCCCGCTGGCAGGACTACTGACGATGGGTCTGCTGGTCGTCGCAGTAATCGCAGGAGTCGGAGCGAGCGCGCTGGCAGTCGCTTGCGTCTTCCTGCTGTTGCAGGCCGCCATCACGATTCTCGGGGTGCAGATGGAGGACGAAGACTACTCGCTGGTCGCGTACGCGCCGCTGTTCGTCCTCGCCTACAAGCCATTCCTCGACCTCGTGATGGTCAAGAGCGCGTTCGACCTCCTGCTCGGCCGGGAGCTATCGTGGACGAGCGCGGACCGCTTGGACGGACTAGGCGTTCTCTCGAAACGCGAGTGA
- a CDS encoding acyl-CoA thioesterase: MSNELTTRKATLADSKTEMSEILMPDDTNNLGRALGGSVLHWMDICGAISARRFSRRQVVTASMDHVDFLAAIDLGEIVVTEAYVFETGATSMDVKVDVSAERPSTGECRETASSFFTFVALDDDENSANVPELRCPTAEQKRQRERALEERAERREELATK; this comes from the coding sequence ATGTCTAACGAGTTGACGACCCGAAAAGCGACGCTCGCGGACTCGAAGACCGAGATGAGCGAGATTCTGATGCCCGACGACACGAACAACCTCGGCCGCGCGCTCGGCGGGTCGGTCCTCCACTGGATGGACATCTGCGGGGCCATCTCCGCCCGACGGTTCTCACGCCGACAGGTCGTCACGGCGTCGATGGACCACGTAGATTTTCTGGCGGCAATCGACCTCGGCGAAATCGTCGTCACGGAGGCCTACGTCTTCGAAACTGGGGCGACGAGCATGGACGTGAAAGTAGACGTGTCCGCAGAACGACCGAGTACCGGCGAGTGCCGCGAGACGGCGAGTTCGTTCTTCACCTTCGTCGCGCTGGACGACGACGAAAATTCGGCGAACGTGCCAGAACTGCGCTGTCCGACCGCAGAGCAGAAGCGCCAGCGGGAGCGCGCGCTCGAAGAACGCGCAGAACGCCGAGAGGAGTTAGCGACGAAGTGA
- a CDS encoding ribonucleotide-diphosphate reductase subunit beta — MILEDDATDPNKILPVEYDWAREYYRAGVNNNWVPEEIPMGEDVAQWNGDALTDAERQLVEWNLGFFSTAESLTANNLVLAIYEYVTNPECRQYLLRQAYEEAIHTDTFIYCCDSLGFEPEYLYGMYDRIPAIAEKDAFVVDLTQSILDDEFTLDTDRDVRSLLRDLVGFYVVMEGIFFYAGFAMMLGLKRRNKMVGIGQQFEYIMRDESVHLAFGVDLVRTIRQEHPTVWTDDFGAEIAALVEDAVELEQQYAREACPDEILGMGPEQFAEYVEYVADRRLGQLDLPETYGTDNPFPWMSEATDLNKETNFFEKQVTEYQSGGSLDW, encoded by the coding sequence ATGATTCTGGAAGACGACGCGACCGACCCGAACAAGATACTGCCGGTAGAGTACGACTGGGCGCGCGAGTACTACCGCGCTGGCGTCAACAACAACTGGGTGCCCGAGGAGATTCCGATGGGCGAGGACGTGGCTCAGTGGAACGGCGACGCGCTGACCGACGCCGAACGCCAGTTGGTCGAGTGGAACTTGGGATTCTTCTCGACTGCCGAGTCGCTGACCGCGAACAACCTCGTCCTCGCAATCTACGAGTACGTCACCAACCCCGAGTGTCGTCAGTACCTCCTTCGGCAGGCATACGAAGAGGCGATTCACACGGACACGTTCATCTACTGCTGTGACTCGCTGGGCTTCGAACCGGAGTACCTCTACGGGATGTACGACCGCATCCCCGCGATAGCGGAGAAAGACGCCTTCGTCGTGGACCTCACCCAGAGCATTCTGGACGACGAGTTCACGCTCGACACCGACCGCGACGTTCGGTCGCTCCTCCGGGACCTCGTCGGCTTCTACGTCGTCATGGAGGGCATCTTCTTCTACGCGGGGTTCGCCATGATGCTTGGCCTGAAACGCCGAAACAAGATGGTCGGCATCGGCCAGCAGTTCGAGTACATCATGCGCGACGAGTCGGTTCACCTCGCGTTCGGCGTGGACCTCGTCCGGACGATTCGGCAGGAACACCCCACCGTCTGGACCGACGACTTCGGCGCTGAAATCGCCGCGCTGGTCGAAGACGCGGTCGAACTCGAACAGCAGTACGCCCGCGAGGCCTGTCCCGACGAGATTCTGGGCATGGGTCCCGAACAGTTCGCGGAGTACGTCGAGTACGTCGCCGACCGGCGACTCGGGCAACTCGACTTGCCGGAGACCTACGGCACTGACAACCCCTTCCCGTGGATGTCGGAGGCGACCGACCTCAACAAGGAGACGAACTTCTTCGAGAAGCAGGTCACCGAGTACCAGTCGGGCGGGTCGTTAGACTGGTAG